A genomic window from Aquitalea aquatilis includes:
- a CDS encoding LysR substrate-binding domain-containing protein, with protein MTEEGRAFLQNARAIINSVENAEEQMLARREMPSGRLRVDAATPFMLHVVVPLVRGYLERFPQVELELNSNEGIIDLLERRTDVAIRIGHLKDSTLHSRPIGHSRVRMLASPAYLEAHGLPRTVEDLDRHALLGFNQPESLNAWPILNTDGGLYQIQPSVRTSSGETLRQLALNGAGIVCLSDFMTAQDRESGHLVQILADHTQDVRQPIQAVYYRNTAVSSRIASFVDYLIEVLGGKARAGRATPWADE; from the coding sequence TTGACAGAGGAAGGACGGGCTTTCCTGCAGAATGCGCGGGCGATCATCAACTCGGTCGAAAACGCGGAAGAGCAGATGCTCGCCCGCCGCGAAATGCCATCGGGCCGCCTGCGGGTCGATGCCGCCACCCCGTTCATGCTGCACGTGGTCGTACCGCTGGTTCGCGGCTATCTTGAACGGTTTCCACAGGTGGAGCTGGAGTTGAACAGCAATGAAGGCATTATCGATCTGCTCGAGAGGCGCACTGATGTCGCAATCCGGATCGGACATCTGAAGGACTCAACGTTGCATAGCCGGCCAATCGGCCATAGCCGGGTTCGCATGCTGGCGAGCCCCGCCTACCTTGAGGCCCATGGGCTGCCTCGTACGGTAGAGGACCTCGACAGGCACGCGCTGCTTGGCTTCAATCAGCCCGAGTCACTGAATGCATGGCCTATCCTCAATACAGATGGCGGGCTGTACCAGATCCAGCCATCGGTACGGACATCAAGCGGAGAAACGCTCCGGCAGCTGGCGCTCAATGGCGCGGGCATTGTTTGCTTGTCAGACTTCATGACTGCACAGGACCGTGAATCTGGCCATCTTGTCCAGATACTCGCGGACCACACCCAGGACGTGCGCCAACCGATCCAAGCCGTTTACTACCGCAATACTGCAGTGTCGTCTCGCATCGCGTCCTTCGTCGATTATCTGATTGAAGTGCTAGGCGGCAAGGCTCGTGCCGGTCGGGCGACACCGTGGGCGGATGAATAA
- a CDS encoding LysR family transcriptional regulator translates to MEFLNDMALFVEVVKAKGFRGAAEASGVPNSTLSRRISALEKAIGLRLLHRTTRKVELTEAGQIYYERCRRIVEEARIAHEQLSEMLAQPSGVLRASLPVDFSVTYLAPLIAEFARRYPGLTFDFDLTPRRSDLVSEPFDVAIRMGEPENSQLIARPLASLRAQLYASPAYLAQSGEPESPADLSNHECLSMLKSGAGSWTLGREGEMQTVSVGGRFSLNSVGMIRRLATLDMGIILMPEAIVTDDVVSGKLRRILPDWYGTPLPVYAITETRLIPAKTQRFIEFLRERLGSS, encoded by the coding sequence ATGGAGTTTCTCAATGACATGGCCTTGTTTGTCGAGGTCGTAAAGGCCAAGGGATTCCGAGGCGCTGCAGAAGCCAGCGGCGTGCCCAACTCGACTCTATCCCGGCGTATCAGTGCACTGGAAAAAGCGATTGGCTTAAGACTGCTGCACCGGACAACACGGAAAGTCGAGCTGACAGAAGCGGGACAGATTTACTACGAACGCTGTCGGCGCATTGTAGAAGAGGCCAGGATTGCCCATGAGCAACTGAGTGAGATGCTGGCGCAACCGAGTGGGGTACTACGGGCATCGCTGCCGGTGGACTTTTCGGTCACCTACCTGGCACCACTGATTGCAGAATTTGCGCGACGTTATCCGGGGCTGACGTTTGATTTCGACCTGACCCCCCGGCGTTCAGATCTGGTCAGTGAACCGTTTGACGTAGCCATCCGCATGGGGGAACCAGAAAACTCCCAGCTTATCGCACGCCCACTGGCATCACTACGTGCACAGTTATATGCATCACCGGCTTATCTTGCGCAAAGTGGAGAGCCTGAAAGTCCCGCCGATTTGTCGAACCATGAGTGCCTGAGCATGCTCAAGTCCGGCGCGGGTTCATGGACCTTGGGACGGGAGGGTGAAATGCAAACGGTCAGCGTGGGCGGACGCTTCTCTCTCAACAGTGTCGGCATGATCCGCCGCCTGGCCACGCTGGACATGGGGATTATCCTGATGCCGGAGGCTATCGTCACCGACGATGTTGTATCTGGCAAGCTACGTCGCATCTTGCCCGACTGGTATGGCACACCGCTTCCGGTCTATGCCATCACCGAGACCAGGCTCATTCCAGCCAAGACGCAACGGTTCATTGAGTTTCTGCGCGAACGGTTGGGCTCTTCGTAG